The following proteins come from a genomic window of Micromonospora zamorensis:
- a CDS encoding AAA family ATPase, protein MTDISDTLASMPSSVDPEPTGAELEQTLFEVKRVIVGQDRLVERLLTALVANGHCLLEGVPGVAKTLAAQTLATVVGGSFSRIQFTPDLVPSDIVGTRIYRASKETFDIELGPIMANLVLADEINRAPAKVQSALLEAMAERQVSIGGRSWPVPEPFLVLATQNPIESEGVYQLPEAQRDRFLMKVVVDYPSDADELAILYRMSTDRPSPRRVLDAQRLRDLQLHAERVFVHHALAEYVVRLILATRDPGRFGLPEIAPLLAYGASPRATLGLVAAARAQALLRGREYVLPEDVRELAVDVLAHRLVLSFDAVADGVSAESVVRRLVEAVPPPRLASPQQTPDLAAA, encoded by the coding sequence GTGACGGACATCTCGGACACCCTGGCCAGCATGCCCAGCTCGGTCGATCCCGAGCCGACGGGCGCCGAGCTGGAACAGACCCTCTTCGAGGTCAAACGCGTGATCGTCGGGCAGGATCGCCTCGTCGAACGCCTGCTCACCGCACTGGTCGCCAACGGGCACTGTCTCCTGGAGGGGGTGCCCGGCGTGGCCAAGACACTGGCCGCCCAGACCCTCGCCACAGTGGTCGGCGGCAGCTTCTCGCGGATCCAGTTCACTCCGGACCTGGTCCCCTCCGACATCGTCGGCACCCGGATCTACCGGGCCTCCAAGGAGACCTTCGACATCGAGCTCGGCCCGATCATGGCCAACCTGGTGCTGGCCGACGAGATCAACCGTGCCCCGGCGAAGGTCCAGTCGGCGCTGCTGGAGGCGATGGCCGAACGGCAGGTCTCGATCGGCGGGCGGAGCTGGCCGGTCCCGGAGCCCTTCCTGGTGCTGGCGACCCAGAACCCGATCGAGTCGGAGGGGGTCTACCAGCTCCCGGAGGCGCAGCGCGACCGGTTCCTGATGAAGGTGGTGGTCGACTACCCCAGCGACGCCGACGAACTGGCCATCCTCTACCGGATGAGCACCGACCGGCCGAGCCCACGGCGGGTGCTCGACGCCCAACGGCTGCGGGACCTCCAGCTCCACGCCGAGAGGGTCTTCGTCCACCACGCGCTGGCCGAGTACGTGGTGCGGCTGATCCTCGCCACCCGGGACCCGGGCCGGTTCGGGCTGCCGGAGATCGCACCACTGCTGGCGTACGGGGCCAGCCCGCGGGCCACCCTGGGCCTGGTCGCGGCCGCCCGGGCGCAGGCCCTGCTGCGGGGACGGGAGTACGTGCTGCCCGAGGACGTCCGTGAACTCGCCGTCGACGTCCTCGCCCACCGGCTGGTGCTCTCCTTCGACGCGGTGGCCGACGGGGTGTCGGCCGAGAGTGTGGTGCGCCGACTGGTCGAGGCGGTGCCACCGCCTCGGCTGGCCAGCCCACAGCAGACGCCGGACCTGGCGGCGGCATGA
- a CDS encoding DUF58 domain-containing protein, with the protein MRRVHVTPAAAPADPGLAELAPDQRLRRLELTVTRRLNGLLHGQYRGLLPGPGSEPAGSREYRPGEDEVRRMDWAVTARTAVPHVRQVDADRELTTWLLVDGSASMEFGTAELDKRELAVAAVAAVGFLTAGVGNRLGAQVLRADGVRRFPARAGRTHLLALLRALLAAPRATAPGSEAGEQPRPPDLADGLDALHRIANRRGLVVVVSDFLDGLPDDPDRQAPWERTLRRLTARHQVLAIEVTDPRELELPDVGLITLMDPETGRCREVCTSDRRLRERYAEAAAAQRDQVRQALRRSGVTHLPLRTDGDWSADIVRHVHAQRRLAAAPAGHRRGGVA; encoded by the coding sequence ATGAGACGCGTGCACGTGACACCCGCCGCCGCGCCGGCCGACCCCGGCCTGGCCGAGCTGGCCCCCGACCAGCGGTTGCGCCGCCTGGAGCTGACCGTCACCCGCCGACTGAACGGCCTGCTGCACGGCCAGTACCGCGGCCTGCTGCCCGGACCGGGCAGTGAACCAGCCGGCAGCCGCGAGTACCGGCCGGGCGAGGACGAGGTGCGCCGGATGGACTGGGCGGTGACGGCCCGTACCGCCGTACCGCACGTCCGGCAGGTCGACGCCGACCGTGAGCTGACCACCTGGCTGTTGGTCGACGGCAGCGCCAGCATGGAGTTCGGCACCGCCGAGCTGGACAAGCGGGAGTTGGCGGTGGCCGCCGTCGCGGCGGTCGGGTTCCTGACCGCGGGCGTCGGCAACCGCCTCGGCGCCCAGGTGCTGCGCGCGGACGGGGTACGCCGCTTCCCCGCCCGCGCCGGACGTACCCATCTGCTTGCTCTGCTCCGCGCGCTGCTCGCCGCCCCTCGTGCCACCGCGCCCGGGTCGGAGGCCGGGGAACAACCCCGCCCGCCGGATCTGGCCGACGGGCTCGACGCGCTGCACCGGATCGCCAACCGGCGGGGACTGGTCGTGGTGGTGTCCGACTTCCTCGACGGGCTGCCCGACGACCCCGACAGGCAGGCGCCCTGGGAACGGACGCTGCGCCGGCTGACCGCCCGGCACCAGGTGCTGGCGATCGAGGTGACCGACCCGCGTGAGCTGGAGCTGCCGGATGTCGGCCTGATCACGCTGATGGACCCGGAGACCGGGCGTTGCCGTGAGGTGTGCACATCGGACCGTCGGTTGCGGGAGCGGTACGCCGAGGCCGCCGCCGCCCAACGCGATCAGGTCCGCCAGGCCTTGCGCCGCAGCGGGGTCACCCACCTGCCGTTGCGCACCGACGGGGACTGGAGCGCGGACATCGTCCGGCACGTCCACGCCCAACGTCGGCTGGCCGCCGCGCCGGCCGGCCACCGACGGGGAGGTGTCGCGTGA
- a CDS encoding VWA domain-containing protein, which produces MIWQSPLRLWLLLGVLALVVAYLVVQRRRSRYAVRFTNLRLLDRVAPERPAWRRHVPAGLFLAMLALLVVGFARPSAEVRVPRERATVMVAVDVSTSMLATDVEPDRLTAAKQAARRFVEGLPDEFNVGLVAFAGSAAVLVPPGTDRGALDEGIDRLAEGITGVQGTAIGEAINTSLGAVKSLDSEAAKETPPARIILLSDGANTSGMDPMEAAAEAVTAEVPVHAISFGTPSGFVDRGGRPIQVPVDGQTLKAVAEETGGMFHEASTTDELRAVYDDIGSSVGYRTERQDVSARFIGLGLVFAMGAAAGSMRWFSRLP; this is translated from the coding sequence GTGATCTGGCAGTCGCCACTGCGACTCTGGCTGCTGCTCGGCGTGCTCGCCCTGGTCGTCGCGTATCTGGTGGTGCAGCGCCGACGCAGCCGCTACGCGGTCCGCTTCACCAACCTGCGGTTGCTGGACCGGGTTGCGCCCGAGCGGCCCGCCTGGCGCCGGCACGTGCCGGCCGGGCTCTTCCTGGCCATGCTGGCGCTGCTCGTGGTCGGGTTCGCCCGACCCAGCGCCGAGGTCCGGGTGCCCCGGGAACGCGCCACGGTGATGGTGGCGGTGGACGTGTCCACGTCGATGCTCGCCACCGACGTGGAACCGGACCGGTTGACCGCCGCGAAGCAGGCGGCCCGGCGCTTCGTCGAGGGCCTGCCCGACGAGTTCAACGTGGGGCTCGTCGCCTTCGCGGGCAGCGCAGCCGTGCTGGTGCCGCCCGGCACCGACCGGGGCGCCCTCGACGAGGGGATCGACCGGCTCGCCGAGGGAATCACCGGGGTGCAGGGCACCGCGATCGGCGAGGCCATCAACACCTCGCTCGGCGCGGTCAAGAGCCTGGACAGCGAGGCCGCCAAGGAGACGCCGCCGGCCCGGATCATCCTGCTCTCCGACGGCGCCAACACCTCCGGGATGGACCCGATGGAAGCGGCGGCGGAAGCGGTGACGGCCGAGGTGCCGGTGCACGCCATCTCGTTCGGCACACCGTCCGGGTTCGTGGACCGTGGCGGACGGCCCATCCAGGTGCCTGTCGACGGGCAGACGCTCAAGGCGGTCGCCGAGGAGACCGGCGGCATGTTCCACGAGGCCAGCACCACCGACGAGCTGCGAGCCGTCTACGACGACATCGGCAGCTCGGTCGGATACCGCACCGAGCGGCAGGACGTCTCGGCCCGGTTCATCGGCCTCGGACTGGTGTTCGCGATGGGTGCCGCCGCCGGCTCGATGCGCTGGTTCTCCCGGCTGCCCTGA
- a CDS encoding S1C family serine protease: MAVQTGLGEPRGPWFISPELDPDGRGWWDPPEREPGGRQPGRLLAVLAVVAVSAVSGALAGGVVASRDGAGGPAAASAAPVPAELVTAAERTVPGVVSVLAGGGATGGSTTSGSATGSGFAVDDQQHLITNDHILAKGGGGPVTVELPDGRRFAAEVVGREPRSDLAVLKVPASAGLTPLPLAKPGATRVGEPVLAVGSPLGLAGTVTAGIVSALDREVRLGNNRHTAVQTDASINPGNSGGPLVNARGEVVGVNTAIATIDGNGSIGIGFAIPIDQVQQTADTIIGKGG, from the coding sequence ATGGCAGTGCAGACCGGACTGGGCGAACCGCGCGGTCCCTGGTTCATCTCGCCGGAACTCGACCCGGACGGGCGCGGGTGGTGGGACCCACCCGAGCGGGAACCGGGCGGGCGACAGCCTGGGCGGCTGCTCGCCGTGCTGGCCGTGGTGGCGGTCTCCGCGGTCTCCGGTGCTCTCGCCGGTGGCGTGGTGGCCAGCCGGGACGGGGCTGGGGGCCCGGCAGCGGCGTCCGCCGCCCCGGTGCCGGCCGAGCTGGTCACGGCGGCGGAGCGGACCGTACCCGGGGTGGTGTCGGTGCTGGCCGGCGGCGGCGCGACCGGCGGGTCCACGACCAGCGGGTCCGCGACCGGGTCGGGCTTCGCCGTCGACGACCAGCAGCACCTCATCACCAACGACCACATCCTGGCCAAGGGGGGCGGTGGGCCGGTGACAGTGGAGCTGCCCGACGGCCGCCGGTTCGCCGCCGAGGTGGTCGGACGGGAGCCGCGCAGCGACCTGGCCGTGCTGAAGGTGCCGGCATCGGCCGGGCTCACCCCGTTGCCCCTGGCCAAGCCGGGAGCGACCCGGGTCGGCGAGCCGGTCCTCGCCGTCGGTTCGCCGCTCGGCCTGGCCGGCACGGTCACCGCGGGCATCGTCAGCGCGTTGGACCGCGAGGTGCGGCTGGGCAACAACCGGCACACTGCGGTGCAGACCGACGCCTCCATCAACCCCGGCAACTCCGGAGGGCCCCTCGTCAACGCCCGCGGGGAGGTGGTCGGGGTGAACACCGCCATCGCCACCATCGACGGAAACGGATCGATCGGCATCGGCTTCGCCATCCCGATCGACCAGGTGCAGCAGACCGCCGACACGATCATCGGCAAGGGTGGCTGA
- the arfB gene encoding alternative ribosome rescue aminoacyl-tRNA hydrolase ArfB produces MDDGLRVTDRWVVPAGELRERFSRSSGPGGQGVNTADSRVELSYDLANSPAVPEWLRTRALARLANRLVDGVLTIAASEHRAQLANREAARERMTALLREAAAPPPPARRATRPSRGAKERRLAEKKRQSQRKRDRRADDD; encoded by the coding sequence GTGGACGACGGACTGCGGGTGACCGACCGGTGGGTCGTCCCCGCCGGGGAGCTGCGGGAGCGCTTCTCCCGCTCGTCCGGGCCGGGTGGGCAGGGAGTGAACACCGCGGACTCCAGGGTCGAGCTGAGCTACGACCTGGCCAACTCGCCGGCCGTGCCCGAGTGGCTGCGGACGCGGGCCCTGGCCCGGCTGGCCAACCGCCTGGTCGACGGGGTGCTGACGATCGCCGCCAGTGAGCACCGGGCCCAACTGGCCAACCGGGAGGCGGCCCGCGAACGGATGACCGCCCTGCTGCGGGAGGCCGCCGCACCCCCACCGCCGGCCCGCCGAGCGACCCGCCCGTCGCGGGGGGCCAAGGAACGCCGGCTGGCCGAGAAGAAGCGCCAGTCCCAGCGCAAACGCGACCGCCGCGCCGACGACGACTGA
- a CDS encoding 3-methyladenine DNA glycosylase, which produces MTAALAPAVLDVAQWQARRRAHEERMDVWLTPHLARRRRGERHPVADFLFTYYSHRPAQLRRWHPGAGVELRDADPAEFGRDYSATAAGVTLDTDAVRARRGESITWIRSLLAATAGRAPHFGCFGMHEWAMVYRQTREELRHNAWPLRLTPERTAAVVEERGVRCSHFDAFRFFTPPARQLNLLTPTRETQHALEQPGCLHANMDLYKWAYKLSPLVTSELVADAFELAREIRTLDMRASPYDLAALGCPPVRVETPEGRAEYAVAQRGFADRAAVLRDRLLAAVPA; this is translated from the coding sequence GTGACCGCCGCCCTCGCCCCCGCCGTGCTCGACGTGGCGCAGTGGCAGGCCCGCCGACGGGCCCACGAGGAGCGCATGGACGTCTGGCTGACGCCGCACCTGGCCCGCCGGCGGCGTGGTGAACGGCATCCGGTGGCCGACTTCCTGTTCACCTACTACTCGCACCGCCCGGCCCAGCTCCGTCGCTGGCACCCGGGGGCCGGGGTCGAGCTGCGCGACGCCGACCCGGCCGAGTTCGGCCGGGACTACAGCGCCACCGCCGCCGGGGTCACCCTCGACACCGATGCGGTACGCGCGCGGCGCGGCGAGTCGATCACCTGGATCCGCTCCCTGTTGGCGGCCACCGCCGGGCGGGCCCCGCACTTCGGCTGCTTCGGGATGCACGAGTGGGCGATGGTCTACCGGCAGACCCGTGAGGAGCTGCGGCACAACGCCTGGCCGCTGCGGCTGACCCCGGAGCGGACCGCCGCGGTCGTCGAGGAGCGCGGCGTGCGGTGCAGCCACTTCGACGCGTTCCGGTTCTTCACGCCGCCGGCTCGACAGTTGAACCTGCTCACCCCGACCCGGGAGACGCAGCACGCACTCGAACAGCCGGGCTGCCTACACGCCAACATGGATCTCTACAAGTGGGCGTACAAGCTGTCCCCGCTGGTCACCTCGGAACTGGTGGCCGACGCGTTCGAGCTGGCCCGGGAGATCCGCACGCTGGACATGCGGGCCAGCCCGTACGACCTGGCGGCGCTGGGCTGTCCGCCGGTGCGGGTGGAGACGCCGGAGGGTCGGGCGGAGTACGCGGTGGCGCAACGTGGGTTCGCCGACCGGGCCGCTGTGCTACGCGACCGGCTGCTCGCCGCCGTCCCGGCCTGA
- a CDS encoding fumarylacetoacetate hydrolase family protein has translation MRIARFAHAKGMSFGAVEGEAEAGPQGLTIAEIEGHPFGKLSFSGARWALSDVRLLSPILPSKVVCVGRNYADHAAELGNDVPKEPLLFLKPSTSVIGPRDAIRLPIFSKQVEHEAELAVVIGAPGARRADRAAAERAIFGYTCANDITARDLQRSDGQWTRAKGFDSFCPIGPWITTGLDVSDVEIRCEVGRNPEEMEVRQLGRTKDMVFDVAGLVSYISHVMTLLPGDVVLTGTPAGVSPLVEGDTVTVRIEGIGELTNPVVPVA, from the coding sequence GTGCGTATCGCTCGTTTCGCCCATGCCAAGGGAATGTCGTTCGGTGCCGTCGAAGGCGAAGCGGAGGCCGGGCCGCAGGGCCTGACCATCGCCGAGATCGAGGGCCACCCGTTCGGCAAACTCTCCTTCAGTGGGGCCCGTTGGGCCCTTTCCGACGTTCGGCTGCTCTCGCCGATCCTGCCCAGCAAGGTTGTCTGCGTCGGCCGCAACTACGCCGACCACGCCGCCGAGCTCGGCAACGACGTGCCCAAGGAGCCGCTGCTCTTCCTCAAGCCGTCCACCTCGGTGATCGGCCCCCGCGACGCCATCCGACTGCCGATCTTCTCCAAGCAGGTCGAGCACGAGGCGGAACTCGCGGTCGTGATCGGGGCACCGGGGGCGCGCCGCGCCGACCGGGCCGCCGCCGAACGCGCCATCTTCGGCTACACCTGCGCCAACGACATCACCGCGCGGGACCTCCAGCGCTCGGACGGGCAGTGGACCCGGGCCAAGGGCTTCGACTCGTTCTGCCCGATCGGTCCGTGGATCACCACCGGTCTGGACGTCTCCGACGTGGAGATCCGCTGTGAGGTGGGTCGCAACCCGGAGGAGATGGAGGTACGCCAGCTCGGCCGGACCAAGGACATGGTCTTCGACGTGGCGGGCCTGGTGTCGTACATCTCGCACGTGATGACTCTGCTGCCCGGAGACGTCGTTCTCACCGGCACTCCGGCCGGGGTTAGCCCGCTTGTCGAGGGGGATACGGTCACCGTGCGGATCGAGGGCATCGGCGAGCTCACCAACCCGGTGGTTCCCGTCGCCTGA
- a CDS encoding IclR family transcriptional regulator, whose amino-acid sequence MSGVGVLDKAVVILAACVDGASLAELVERTKLPRATAHRLAQALEIHRMLVRDTQGRWRPGPRLGELANAAPDVLLTAAEPLLAALRDATGESAQLYLRRADERICVAAAERASGLRDTVPVGSVLPMTAGSAAQILLAWEPPEAVMPLLPRSKFTGRTLAEVRRRGWAQSVAEREAGVASVSAPIRDRTGRVIASVSISGPIERLGRRPGERHAMAVVRAGQRLSGL is encoded by the coding sequence ATGAGCGGTGTCGGCGTTCTCGACAAGGCGGTGGTCATCCTGGCCGCCTGCGTCGACGGCGCCAGCCTGGCCGAACTCGTTGAACGCACCAAGCTGCCCCGAGCCACCGCGCACCGGCTGGCACAGGCCCTGGAGATTCACCGGATGCTGGTGCGCGACACCCAGGGCAGGTGGCGACCGGGCCCCCGCCTGGGTGAGCTGGCCAACGCCGCACCGGACGTTCTGCTCACCGCCGCCGAGCCACTGCTGGCCGCCCTGCGCGACGCCACCGGCGAGAGCGCACAGCTCTACCTGCGCCGCGCCGACGAGCGGATCTGCGTGGCGGCGGCAGAGCGCGCCAGCGGCCTGCGGGACACCGTTCCGGTCGGCTCGGTGCTGCCGATGACGGCCGGCTCCGCGGCCCAGATCCTGCTCGCCTGGGAGCCGCCGGAGGCGGTGATGCCGTTGCTGCCACGCAGCAAGTTCACCGGCCGGACCCTTGCCGAGGTACGCCGTCGTGGCTGGGCGCAGAGCGTCGCCGAGCGGGAGGCCGGCGTGGCGAGCGTCTCCGCGCCGATCCGTGACCGCACCGGCCGCGTGATCGCCTCGGTGAGCATCTCCGGCCCGATAGAGCGCCTGGGCCGCCGCCCCGGCGAACGCCACGCCATGGCAGTGGTGAGAGCCGGCCAACGCCTCTCCGGCCTCTAA
- the leuC gene encoding 3-isopropylmalate dehydratase large subunit, translating to MVGVTPEPRTLAEKVWDTHVVRSAAGEPDLLFIDLHLLHEVTSPQAFDGLRLAGRRVRRTDLTLATEDHNTPTGYADPAFRLRRGDLLTIEDPTSRTQIETLRRNCAEFGVRLHPLGDDNQGIVHVIGPQLGVTQPGMTIVCGDSHTATHGAFGALAFGIGTSEVEHVLATQTLPQSRPKTMAVNVTGRLAPGVTAKDLVLALITQVGTGGGRGHIVEYRGEAIQALSMEGRMTIANMSIEWGAKAGMIAPDETTFAYLKGRPNAPQGADWDAALAWWRTLPTDEGARFDAEVTLDASRVTPFVTWGTNPGQGAPLSAPVPDPEEFTTDSERAAARRALEYMDLRPGTPLRELPIDVVFVGSCTNGRLEDLRAAADVLRGHQVADGVRMLVVPGSAAVREAAEVEGLDKVFTDAGAEWRFAGCSMCLGMNPDTLKPGERSASTSNRNFEGRQGRGGRTHLVSPPVAAATAVVGRLAAPADL from the coding sequence ATGGTGGGAGTCACTCCTGAGCCGAGGACCCTGGCCGAGAAGGTCTGGGACACGCACGTCGTACGGTCTGCCGCTGGTGAGCCGGACCTGCTCTTCATCGACCTGCACCTCCTGCACGAGGTGACCAGCCCGCAGGCGTTCGACGGGCTGCGGCTCGCCGGGCGCCGGGTGCGTCGTACCGACCTGACCCTCGCGACCGAGGACCACAACACCCCGACCGGGTACGCCGACCCGGCGTTCCGCCTCCGCCGTGGTGACCTGCTCACCATCGAGGACCCCACGTCGCGTACGCAGATCGAGACGCTGCGCCGCAACTGCGCCGAGTTCGGGGTGCGGCTGCACCCGCTCGGTGACGACAACCAGGGCATCGTGCACGTCATCGGCCCGCAGCTCGGTGTCACCCAGCCGGGCATGACGATCGTCTGCGGCGACTCGCACACCGCCACCCACGGCGCGTTCGGCGCGCTCGCCTTCGGCATCGGCACCAGCGAGGTGGAGCACGTGCTGGCCACCCAGACGCTGCCGCAGAGCCGGCCGAAGACGATGGCCGTGAACGTCACCGGCCGCCTCGCCCCCGGCGTCACCGCCAAGGACCTGGTGCTGGCGCTGATCACCCAGGTCGGCACCGGCGGTGGGCGTGGGCACATCGTCGAGTACCGCGGCGAGGCGATCCAGGCCCTCTCCATGGAGGGGCGGATGACCATCGCCAACATGTCCATCGAGTGGGGCGCCAAGGCCGGCATGATCGCGCCGGACGAGACCACCTTCGCGTACCTCAAGGGTCGGCCGAACGCGCCGCAGGGCGCGGACTGGGACGCGGCGCTGGCGTGGTGGCGGACGCTGCCCACCGACGAGGGCGCGCGCTTTGACGCCGAGGTGACCCTGGACGCCAGCCGGGTCACCCCGTTCGTCACCTGGGGCACCAACCCCGGCCAGGGGGCGCCGCTGAGCGCACCGGTGCCGGACCCGGAGGAGTTCACCACCGACTCGGAGCGCGCCGCCGCGCGTCGCGCCCTGGAATACATGGACCTGCGCCCCGGCACCCCCCTGCGGGAGCTGCCCATCGACGTGGTTTTCGTGGGCTCCTGCACCAACGGTCGTCTGGAGGACCTGCGGGCCGCCGCCGACGTGCTGCGGGGGCACCAGGTCGCCGACGGCGTCCGGATGCTCGTGGTGCCCGGTTCCGCCGCAGTGCGGGAGGCCGCCGAGGTCGAGGGGCTGGACAAGGTCTTCACCGACGCCGGGGCCGAGTGGCGGTTCGCCGGCTGCTCCATGTGTCTGGGGATGAACCCCGACACGCTGAAGCCGGGCGAGCGCTCCGCGTCCACCTCGAACCGCAACTTCGAGGGCCGTCAGGGCCGGGGTGGGCGTACCCACCTGGTCTCCCCACCGGTCGCCGCCGCCACCGCCGTGGTCGGCCGGCTGGCCGCCCCCGCCGACCTGTAG
- the leuD gene encoding 3-isopropylmalate dehydratase small subunit: MDKFTTHTGTAVPLRRSNVDTDQIIPAVYLKRVTRTGFADGLFNAWREDPEFVLNDDSYSGASILIAGPEFGTGSSREHAVWALRDWGFRAVVAPRFGDIFRGNALKEGLLPVELELKAVEELWDLVESDPTTPVTVDLTARQLRAGDASWSFPLDDFSRWRLLEGLDDIGLTLRHAADIDSYEARRLPFLPSVA; the protein is encoded by the coding sequence ATGGACAAGTTCACCACCCACACCGGCACCGCCGTGCCGCTGCGCCGGTCCAACGTGGACACCGATCAGATCATCCCCGCCGTGTACCTCAAGCGGGTGACCCGGACGGGTTTCGCCGACGGGCTGTTCAACGCGTGGCGGGAAGATCCGGAATTCGTGCTCAACGATGACAGCTATTCCGGGGCGTCGATCCTCATCGCCGGCCCGGAGTTCGGCACCGGCTCCTCCCGGGAGCACGCCGTGTGGGCCCTGCGGGACTGGGGCTTCCGCGCGGTGGTGGCCCCGCGCTTCGGCGACATCTTCCGTGGCAACGCCCTCAAGGAAGGTCTGTTGCCGGTCGAGTTGGAATTGAAAGCCGTCGAAGAGCTGTGGGATCTGGTCGAGTCGGATCCGACCACCCCGGTGACCGTCGACCTGACCGCCCGCCAGCTCCGGGCGGGGGACGCCAGCTGGTCGTTCCCGCTGGACGACTTCAGCCGTTGGCGGCTGCTGGAGGGCCTGGACGACATTGGACTCACCCTTCGGCACGCCGCCGACATCGACTCCTACGAGGCGCGTCGACTGCCGTTCCTGCCCTCCGTGGCATAG
- a CDS encoding HU family DNA-binding protein: MNKAELIEALAVRLGDRKMATAALDAVLTEVQAAVTKGEKVAITGFGAFEKRVRGARTARNPRTGEAVKVKKTSVPTFRAGAGFKEMVASGKVPKATVATKKAATSTATAKAAGTKAAGTKAAGTKAAGTKAAGTKATAAKTAASKKTAPAKASKSTTTAKTAASKKTAPAKASKSTTATKTAASKKTTAAAKKTTAVTKSTAAKKTTAAASKSAAAKKAPAKKAPAKKAASKR; this comes from the coding sequence GTGAACAAGGCCGAGCTCATCGAGGCGCTCGCTGTTCGCCTGGGGGACCGGAAGATGGCGACGGCCGCGCTCGACGCGGTCCTCACCGAGGTCCAGGCGGCAGTCACCAAGGGCGAGAAGGTGGCGATCACCGGATTCGGAGCATTCGAAAAGCGTGTACGTGGCGCGCGAACAGCGCGCAACCCTCGTACCGGCGAGGCGGTGAAGGTCAAGAAGACGTCAGTCCCGACCTTCCGCGCTGGCGCCGGGTTCAAGGAGATGGTGGCCAGCGGCAAGGTGCCGAAGGCCACGGTGGCGACGAAGAAGGCCGCCACCAGCACCGCCACGGCCAAGGCGGCCGGCACCAAGGCAGCCGGCACCAAGGCGGCTGGCACCAAGGCTGCCGGCACGAAGGCGGCTGGCACCAAGGCGACCGCGGCCAAGACGGCCGCCAGCAAGAAGACCGCCCCGGCCAAGGCGAGCAAGAGCACCACGACGGCCAAGACGGCCGCCAGCAAGAAGACCGCCCCGGCCAAGGCGAGCAAGAGCACCACGGCGACCAAGACGGCCGCCAGCAAGAAGACCACCGCGGCGGCGAAGAAGACCACCGCGGTGACCAAGTCGACCGCGGCGAAGAAGACCACCGCGGCGGCGAGCAAGAGCGCGGCGGCCAAGAAGGCGCCGGCGAAGAAGGCTCCGGCCAAGAAGGCGGCCAGCAAGCGCTGA